Below is a genomic region from Prunus persica cultivar Lovell chromosome G3, Prunus_persica_NCBIv2, whole genome shotgun sequence.
TTAGCTCGAGTAGAGTTTTGTATCAAAAGATAACGGTGCAATTTAAGGAGAACTCCCCCTTATCCTTTTATGCATAACTTATTCTCCAACATAGAACAATTGTATTTGATTCACAATTCCTAACAAAGTTgcaatttattaaaattttacaaTACTAAATCTTCTAGAATGATCACGGGACAAACAACTACAATAAACGTAACCCACTGCccctaattttaatttggttcaAATACAACTGATATGAAACATTGATGCAACATATTTACAAAAACCTAAAAAGCAGCCCCTTTGCAACACTTCAATTAAAACCTTTTCTATTTCAAGTCCCCTTTTGCTATTCtttttaagaagaaaatatttaaattatgttCGCCAACAACATAGAATAATTCAGGCATAAGCTTTCTATTGTTTTTTGTccgaaaaatataaaagctTTCTATTGTTACAGTGCTACCATATCTTCGATCGTCATGTGTTGATGTGTCTGGTAGGTAGGCATGTGTTGATATTTTCCAgttaccccaaaaaaagggaaaagagatGCATGgaaatgtgtttttgttttcttttctgaaaagCACAACTCGACCAAAACGTCCAATGAGTTGTCGTTACATTATTGTTTGCATGCACATCTTGACTTGCTTTGGGTATACTGATCCtataatataaaaacatatcacatccttttctttttaatcttAGCCGTCCgattttgttaaaataaattcaatggCTGACAATATATAATTGCTTTTTTacttaaaaccaaaaaaaaaaatatatatatatataaaatgacaCCTAtagaaaggagaaagaagctGTCTAAAGTGTTGGGGCTCCCTTTCATTATGTAGAGGAAAGGAATTGCTTttgttaaaataaattcaatggATCTAACCCAATAAGAAAGTTGCGGGTCATGTTAGCACCAACCCAGTACAGCATTCCATTGTAAGCACATCTACCATCActggaagaaattggaaaaaaccaaaactctTCTGGAGATGATACAATTACCTCTCTCCATTCACTGCTATCCGAAGAGAAGATCTCTGCAATGAATTTGTACCCCGATTTGTAATGAGGAAAAACTAATCTCACAACCTTGCCCCTACGCTCaccattaatattaatattccGCTGCCTGCCTGCTGGGACTGAGGAGATTACTACCACCACCACACAAGgatgaaaatatttattcgGCCTTCAATTTATGGTTATTTCGGGGGATAAATTGATGCCATTTTAGTTATTGGGGAAAATTGACTGATATTGGCTTAAAAACACATAATTTTGAAGTAAAACTTTCATAAATATTAAGCACATTATCAATGAAtgtattgaccaaaaaaaaattcaaaatatactAAGTATAAGATATGCATATGAATCTGATGAAATGTACGTGTATATAATGCGCGATGAAAATCCTGAGAATAAATACAATTAGACACATACAACAGTATTCAAAtgcaacccaacccaacctgTTAATGCATAACCCAACATTATATTACAAGAGTCAAACTTAATGATAAAGGAAACGAGAGATAGAAGATtaggtgaaaaataaaatcaaacacacaagAATCCGAGCAACCAGAGAAAGGAGAGGAAGAGCCAAAGATAGCCGAAATGACTGATGAgaatagaagaaagaagaagctacTAAACATTAAAGCTTGGTTTTTGACATTGATTCAGGGACGTATTGGGTTATTTGTCTGGTATCGGTAAATATCTAGGATATCAGGGGTTATCCGGGATATATTGCCGATAAGGGGGAAGAAATAGGCTTACCCCCTTGTATCTGTATCGACACCTAAAAAAGGGATATATCGGCCGATATTTTCTTCCTTGCCACTACAAACACTCTGTTTGCATCGAGGTGGGGAAGGAAGAGTAATCCATTGCCTGATGTATTTATTGCAGATGTAGTAATCACATTGATGAAACCTGCTTGCGCAGGACAGAACTAGGTCATTACACGTCCCTACCACACATATCTCTTCTCTAACGAGTGGAAACTTGCGAGTCTTTTAAACACAAGAGTTAGGGGTTTGGACGACGATGATGAAAATCCGTAAAAATTCCTCTCCTTTGAAGCTTATCACATTGGACACATAAAAAATGCTTAGAGAAATAAGCATCAGATATGAGAGTACACCAATAGGTAGCAAAATTTACCAACCCTACTTAAGTTTCCTTACAGAAGAACATTTAAAATTCACCAACTTTGGATCTCCTATTTTGCTATGCCCCCAAGTCGTTCATTGCCTTCAAATTCATTGCAGCAGAGTAAAAATTGTTCTCACATACACAAACTCTAACATCGAAAAAGTGAAACCAAAATTTACATGCAAACTAAAGTTTAAGGAATGACGGAACAAGAAGAACCAacacattttattttcatctgGAAGGAATCAGGAAGGCATCAGTTCTTACCAAAAGACAAGTTAAACTTAAAAGAAGACCAAACTATTCGGGCAATCATATCCACATCCTAaatcccagaaacaaaaaaacccaatatttacaaatttatatctctctttattaaatattttggtGCAAAGTTCTAGACTCTAAAAATACTTCTTCAAACTTCTAAGACCTCAAGTCTCAATCTCTCGAGTAAACATTTTGCTGCATAAACACTACTAAGACCTCAAGTAACACCAACAACAAGCAATTTATTACACTTAGAAACTCCACCAAATTAACCAAAGCTATAAAATGTTCAAAACCAATACAAGCTTCATTTCATCATTGGATATGAGACTGCCCGAAAAACGCCTATTTACAATTTTTACACTAAGCAAACCAAGAGTATATATAGCTATATAAACATCTCACACAAATTGCTCAAACCTGACCTCTGAATCGCCTGGCTCGCCACGGGTAGCCCTTTCACACTTGCTCCTTTCATAATCAGGATCATCCGTGGGCAGCTCATACCGGCAAACCGGGCATGTATTTCGAATGCCCAACCAGGGCACAATGCAGTCCTGATGATAGTAATGGCAACAGGGTAAGCTCCTGACCTTATCCTCCGACGCAATGCTGTCTTTACAAACAGCACAGACCACTTCTTCATTCTTCAACTTCTCCTTTGTGAACTTAACAAAGGGAAGATCCTCGACAACACTTGAAGCCGCCGGAGGGCTACCTTTCATGGCATTCGCATTCTCCACGAATTGCCCGAAAATCGTGTTGATGTACTCTGCAGTCTCTAagtcaacatcatcatcatcggcATACCTCCGGAAATTGTTGACTGTCAAGAGAATTTCCCACTCCAGGCTTCGTGTGGCTCCTTCCGgaatctcttcttcttcttcagtagAAAACCCAGAGGCCACTGAGAGCTCTTCAACTCCGCCATCGATCCGATTAGACTCAGAATTTTCAAACATGTTCCTCTGCTCCACCAAGAAAAGGTTGTCCCAGATTGATTGGATACCCGAATCGGTGATCCGATTACTTTCTATATCATCGATGGTACCGGAATCCGAATCAGATTCCGATTCCAACCCAACAATCCGAAGGCCACTAACGCGCGAATCATCCCCTGGTGTAATATTAAACTCGCCCAATTCAGAGACAGAGTCCTGAGAATTTGACTCTAGACCAAACCCTAACCCCAAATTTGACCCCATTTCATCTCCACCATCAACACCCCCAATTTCCGATTCAAGCGAAAGCGGGTCCGAACCCGAACCCGAACCCGGAACCGTAACGCAGTCGTTATTGGGCCGCTCCGAGGTGCGACGGTCGAAGAGATCGGTGACGAAGCAGCTGACGTCATGGTCCGAATCGGAGGCGGCATCGGAGAAACAGTCGCAATCGGAGCTTCGGGAATCGGGCGGATCGGCGAAGGGGTTGCAATTTTGGTTGGTGCACCAGTGGGCGAGGGGATCAAGAGTTAGGGTATGTGGGTCTGGTTCGTTTGGTTGTGGTTCGCGGGGTAGGTGAGTGGTGGCGCAAAGCTCAGACATAGTTTCAAAGATTAataatggaagaaattggagaaatttttgtttggtGGTGGTGCTTCAGTTTATATAGTGTGGGTTTTCTTCCctcgttttttattttattttattttattttactttgtCTTGGCCTGCTctgtaaaagaataaaagtttaatcaataaaaaaacatgCTATTATTAATGTGTGCATTATTGGAAAAATATACGAAAAACATGTTGCAGGTGTCTTCTTCGAATTATTACACATAATCTGCACCCTCCTCGGTGGTTACATTCTCTAGTACTGGATATCATAAGTCTATCCAAATTTTAATGTAAATTTTATTCGACATATCTTCCATGAAAGTAATATGACGGTCGATGCTCTTGCTACTCATGGACATACACTTCCTCATCTTTGTGTTTGGTTTAATCATGTTCCTCATTTTGTAGCTCTTCGGATATTGTATGATGATCGATCTCTTTGAGTTCCTAGAGGATCCCTCtttgaaattcattttgtattccaaaaataaagatgtTATCCTGACAGATTATCTCGGGGAAACTTCAAACTAGTACAATATTATCCTGATAAACTACAGAGTCATGCGGGTCTCCCCATGCTTCTCTTTCAGCTCAAAGAATACGTCCTTGATTGCCTCAAATACCTCCTCAGGAGACCTTTCAGCATCAATCTAGGccaaaatcaaagaagaagaaaataagctaCTTATGGGGAAATCAAATTTTTAGGTCAAATTAGCCAAGCTAAACAACATTTAGTCGTCTAATTGTGAAACACTCGAGCGCGCTCATGTATATATAGGGTAAAAGGCTTGAACTAAGACTAATATTATTCACTGGCAAAAGGCAAAGTAACCATTTCCCATGGAATGTTACAATCAGAAGCTTTGTGGAGAAGATCGTTTACCTTTCGAACATTGCCCTCGGCGCTGTAATAATTGATTACAGGAAGAGTGCATTCAAAGTAGACTTTAAGACGCTTCTGTATTGTGCTAATATTATCATCAACTCTTCCCTTTGAATCCACAGACAATATGCATGAAAAAGAGTTAGTGAAGTTAGACACATTGAAAAATTTGTaagttaaagaagaagaaaaagggcaGTTTGCTCACCTGGTTTCTATTTAAAAGACGTCTTTTCATCTCCTCTTCCGAGCAGTCAAGAAACAATACAAAATCTGGCTCAATTTTCATCTGTAGCAGAAGTTTTGATTGTGCATATGGAACAGACAGAACAATGAGATATAAATATGTTAAAATCAGTGAAAGAATAACATATGCTATTCACAAATAGTTTTTACATTAAGCAATGTAATTAAACTATCAAAGAATTTGATAgcttaaacaaacaaaacagaaaactgcAAACCTACAAAGCTTTCAGCGGCAGCACGATTTTCTTCATTCCGTGGGAAGCCATCGATGacaaatttcttgttttggctCCTCTGCATTGCCTGTTGCAGAAGCTTGACAACCAGATCGGAAGGAACAagctttccttctttcttacAGTCCTCAATCATTTTACTATAAAGAAATTTGTAACAATAAAAGATGTGTATAACAAGGTGCATAATAGAAGTTTCATCCAAAAAAGTTTCCTAGATTTCCATCATATgagaattataatatttacGTCTAAGTATTAGGAAGCTGAAAGCAAAATTATTGGTTTAGTATtgcacaaacaaaagaaagaaacttttGAATCGAATACCCGTATTCAGATCTAGTCTCAACTTCTGCTTCAAGAAGATCACCAACACTCAGATGACAAAACCCAAAGTATGTAGCAATTTTGGCGCATTGTGTACTCTTTCCGCTACCTGGACCACCTGCAAAGCATAGTTTAGGAGTAACTACATCAGCAGGCACAACAATTAGAAGGTTAGCAAGTCATCTTAGATAACTACACGGGCAGGATTCTTTGTAAACATTCTAACACATCTAACGTCGTCATTTCGTTTTGGATACAAAATGAGGTGAAGGTGCTCAAGCTCAAGAGAAGACTTCCAATCCATAAACTTGTATAAATTTGAGTGCAGAACTTGGACATTGCCACAACAGCAGAATTTCTTGGTTCCTTCGGTCCAAAAACTTCTTACACACCCAATCTGGTCACCTAAGCTAATTGTTTTACAGGGAGACAAATTACCATGAATGTTGGTACAATTTCATGGAGAGCCACAAaccaaagttcaaaagaaaTTTGTTACATGTCACTTGGATATTTTGCTGTCAAGACTCAAGATTAGTCCTGGATCCCAACCCAACAGATACAAAAGTGGACaggaaggaaaaaacaaaatcgaAAGAGTTCatgatcaaattcaaattgcaCCAACAAAAGTTTCACACCAGCAAAATGGAGAAGTTGCAAAACATTGTAAACTGCTTAATTACCTAAAACATAGATAACTGTGTACCCTTTAAGGTTATCTTCACTTACATCCTGCCAATCAAAGATAAATTTCATTCAGAAAACAGGATGAATGCAAGACATTTTCCCAGAAAAAGTATGAGCGAAAATTAGTAACACATCCAATAATAGATAGTGATATCTAAGAACCCaaccaaggaaaaaaaacaagagttgACAGTTAACCTTGTTGGGAGTCACAGTTGCCTCTTGTGCTGCACCATCTTTTGCCATGGTCTCCATAAAATCCTATCCAGCATGAGCTTCTTTAGAACCAACATGCCATAATTTTAAGACCCTTCACCAGGTAGGTAAAAGCTTCATCTTTACTTCCTCcacaattattttcttttatatgaaGCAAACTTTTTAACCTTAACTTCAAgtttaaaacttcaaaataaataatcctAAAGAGACTAGCTTTATAGGCAGGTGAgatgaaagaagagaaatattatgaaaaaaattgaaaaagaagtaACAAAATCTAATCACCTGACAGGGATTACACTGGGGGGGATGACTGAAGAGTGCAATGCTTGCTCTCAGATTCACAGGGTCCTTTCTGTGTGTAAACGGTGGCATGGGTCAGCTAAACTGACTAGAGACTTCGATACAGCTGCAAACGCTGCGTTTTAagcaaataaatgaaaaagaagttcaaggttttaattttgtggaATTAATATACAAatgtaaataaaaagaacaattcaataaataaagaaggtatccttttttattttcaacagTGTGTTACCCAGTTTAACAAGGTTTTCTTCACTTTTGCCCCTCGTCTTTGTAATAAGACAGCATATGCTGTTGTCAGTTTCGTGACTAAGTAAAGGGGTAGTTATGTTTGGGACCATGTTGGTACGAAATAGTTGTTTGATATACTCGCAGAAGATGtaaattctcttttgttttgaggGAAAATATGGTTGGGGTTCTTCTTAaagcatttttttaaaaaaattaaggttaGGAGATTCTGAACGCACTACAAAAATTTGATCAGCATGCATAAAGACAAGAgaaaaagtcacttttgatCTTTATAATTTATCGATTTTTTTACTTTAGTTCatgtaatttaaattttgtcaatttaacCATGCACACATCTAAATTTCCATCCAATTCCATATAAAATTCCGTCCAAAATACCCCTCCACATAAGAGACGTGTTTATTATATCAagaaattggatgaaaatttGGACGTATCCTTAaattgtaataaaataaactacATGAGTTAAATTAccataatttttgtttgaagaTAAATGAGAAATTGGAAGTAGTTACagaatttttgtgtattattAGCAAAGGTAGTTGTAAGAACCTAATTGTCTCTGAACACTCGACCCAAGAATTGTCTTTTACAAAGAACCTGTAACTCAAGTCATTAAGAATTATTATCTTCCCCAAAAGTTATGTGTACATGTGTTCAAAATCTCCCATCCCCAACATTACTTTATATAAGAAGAAGTCTTTGAAGCTTGGTATCCAGGGACAATTCAAGGGTGTCCAGAGAATCACCCTGCATCAGAAACTTTTAGAAATATTCGGCCCAATAAGTTGTTGGTATTAAGCCCAATTATTAGCCCATGAACTCAAAAAGGAAAGTTTGGActacaaaaactcaaaaaggaAAGTCTGcaaatgaaacaagaaaaaacagtCTGTTATTGGAAAAggctgaaaaataaaaattatgctTGTTCTTCTTGTAGCTTTGCTACATTCAACAACGATCTCATTCCTGAATCCTTAAGCTCCAAAATTTTGCTACAAAAATCCACAATTTCACTACGAATTTCACAAATTCTTCTACTTTAGGGTTTGAATTGGGCGCGAAGCGAATGCGAGCAAAGGGGGTCGAAGCTAGCTGGTAGCGTAGAGAGAAACAATGAAGGCAGGAAGCGCCGCGAAGCTTATCGTTGACGCCCTGCTCCAGCGGTTCCTTCCACTCGCACGGCGTCGTATTGAGACTGCTCAAGCTCAGGTCCGTTGTGTGATTCAAATCCATTTGAATTCCTGCAATTTTCACCTATTTGGTTGTATTTGGATTTTCAGCTCTCTCTGTGTGTATCTATGTAGCTCTACCTCTGGCTTTCCTTTATAAAGAAATGAACACTCTAATTTCATCGTTGATAAAGAGCTTTGTTCTACTTGTTTTGATACTTCTTCATCTTTAGTTCCATTGTTTCCAGCATGCCTTGTTATAGTTCTTAGTTGGCTCAAGGAACTTGGTAGAGTTACTTAGAGTGGTCATTGATTCTTTGTAATCTTCGTATGACCGCAGCAAGATATGATTTCATAACTTTAGTCGAGGAAAGAGTAATAGCCATAAtgaaaaagttgaaaataGTTGTAAGTGGTCGTCCTAGATTCCTAATTCCTTTTGAGGTCCCCTTATTTGCGTAGAACTGGTACCAACATTGTCATTTGTTACTGTGCGTTGTCGATATATTCCACCCAATGAGTCAATGCCTTTTGCCGTTAGTGAATGTTTGTATTGCTATGGTGGGTTTGGAATTAATCTAATATGTGATGtttgtcttcattttgttATGTGGGAAACTTGCAGGATGGGCAATATCTCCGACCTTCTGACCCTGCTTACGAGCAAGTACTGGATTCCTTGGCTATGGTAGCTCGACATACACCCATACCTCTTTTAGAAGCTCTTCTAAGATGGAGAGAAAGGTGGGTTTCACCCTTTTCCACAGATATGTTTTTCTGTGTTCCTCCTAGTTATTTTGGACTTGATGCCTCCCAGGTTTATTGT
It encodes:
- the LOC18783543 gene encoding E3 ubiquitin-protein ligase Praja-1, yielding MSELCATTHLPREPQPNEPDPHTLTLDPLAHWCTNQNCNPFADPPDSRSSDCDCFSDAASDSDHDVSCFVTDLFDRRTSERPNNDCVTVPGSGSGSDPLSLESEIGGVDGGDEMGSNLGLGFGLESNSQDSVSELGEFNITPGDDSRVSGLRIVGLESESDSDSGTIDDIESNRITDSGIQSIWDNLFLVEQRNMFENSESNRIDGGVEELSVASGFSTEEEEEIPEGATRSLEWEILLTVNNFRRYADDDDVDLETAEYINTIFGQFVENANAMKGSPPAASSVVEDLPFVKFTKEKLKNEEVVCAVCKDSIASEDKVRSLPCCHYYHQDCIVPWLGIRNTCPVCRYELPTDDPDYERSKCERATRGEPGDSEVRFEQFV
- the LOC18782219 gene encoding UMP-CMP kinase 3 isoform X1, yielding MPPFTHRKDPVNLRASIALFSHPPQCNPCQDFMETMAKDGAAQEATVTPNKDVSEDNLKGYTVIYVLGGPGSGKSTQCAKIATYFGFCHLSVGDLLEAEVETRSEYGKMIEDCKKEGKLVPSDLVVKLLQQAMQRSQNKKFVIDGFPRNEENRAAAESFMKIEPDFVLFLDCSEEEMKRRLLNRNQGRVDDNISTIQKRLKVYFECTLPVINYYSAEGNVRKIDAERSPEEVFEAIKDVFFELKEKHGETRMTL
- the LOC18782219 gene encoding UMP-CMP kinase 3 isoform X2 yields the protein METMAKDGAAQEATVTPNKDVSEDNLKGYTVIYVLGGPGSGKSTQCAKIATYFGFCHLSVGDLLEAEVETRSEYGKMIEDCKKEGKLVPSDLVVKLLQQAMQRSQNKKFVIDGFPRNEENRAAAESFMKIEPDFVLFLDCSEEEMKRRLLNRNQGRVDDNISTIQKRLKVYFECTLPVINYYSAEGNVRKIDAERSPEEVFEAIKDVFFELKEKHGETRMTL